The proteins below come from a single Sporosarcina sp. FSL K6-3457 genomic window:
- a CDS encoding peptide chain release factor 3 — protein MDKPIQEEIASRRTFAIISHPDAGKTTITEKLLYFGGAIRDAGTVKGKKTGKFATSDWMEIEKQRGISVTSSVMQFDYDGKRVNILDTPGHEDFSEDTYRTLMAVDAAVMMVDSAKGIEPQTIKLFKVCRMRGIPIFTFINKMDRQGKEPLELMEELEEVLGIESYAMNWPIGMGKEFLGIYDRFNNRIEQVRVEDEKRFLALNEDGGLAEDHPMAETSYYKQALEDVLLLNEAGNDFDEERVAKGELTPVFFGSALTNFGVQTFLETFLQFAPAPQSRMTKDEAEVNPYSEEFSGFIFKIQANMNPMHRDRIAFVRIVSGAFERGMTVTVPRISKTFKLTQTTQFLADDRETVDEAVAGDIIGLHDTGNYQIGDTVIGGKSSFQFDALPQFTPELFVRVTAKNVMKSKHFHKGILQLVQEGAIQYYRTLHTEEVLLGAVGQLQFEVFEHRMKNEYNVEVRMEHVGSKVARWIENEGDVKESMTGQRAMLVKDRYDNLVFLFENDFAMRWFHDKYPDIRLYSLL, from the coding sequence ATGGATAAACCTATACAGGAAGAAATTGCATCACGGCGCACATTTGCGATTATTTCTCACCCGGATGCTGGGAAAACAACGATTACGGAGAAACTGCTTTACTTCGGTGGTGCGATTCGTGATGCTGGTACAGTTAAAGGAAAGAAAACAGGGAAATTTGCCACGTCTGACTGGATGGAAATTGAGAAGCAACGTGGGATTTCGGTTACATCATCTGTTATGCAATTCGATTATGACGGCAAGCGCGTCAATATTCTCGACACACCTGGACACGAAGATTTCAGTGAAGATACGTACCGTACGTTAATGGCTGTTGATGCGGCAGTTATGATGGTCGACTCGGCCAAAGGGATTGAGCCACAGACGATTAAATTATTCAAGGTTTGTCGTATGCGCGGAATTCCGATCTTTACGTTCATCAACAAAATGGACCGTCAAGGGAAAGAGCCGCTTGAGCTAATGGAAGAATTAGAAGAAGTACTAGGCATTGAATCATATGCTATGAACTGGCCGATTGGGATGGGGAAAGAATTCCTCGGTATTTACGACCGTTTTAATAATCGGATTGAACAAGTACGCGTGGAAGATGAAAAACGTTTTCTTGCATTAAATGAAGACGGTGGACTTGCTGAAGACCATCCGATGGCAGAAACATCTTATTATAAACAAGCACTCGAAGACGTTCTTTTATTAAATGAGGCAGGTAATGATTTTGATGAAGAGCGTGTGGCAAAAGGTGAACTGACGCCAGTATTTTTCGGCAGTGCGTTGACAAACTTTGGTGTACAAACATTTTTAGAAACATTTTTGCAATTCGCACCGGCGCCACAATCACGCATGACGAAAGATGAAGCAGAAGTCAACCCGTATTCGGAAGAGTTCTCAGGTTTCATCTTCAAAATCCAAGCGAATATGAACCCAATGCACAGGGACCGTATCGCGTTCGTGCGTATTGTTTCGGGTGCGTTTGAACGTGGAATGACGGTGACCGTGCCGCGTATTTCGAAAACATTCAAACTGACACAGACAACACAATTTTTGGCAGATGATCGTGAAACAGTGGATGAGGCAGTAGCTGGCGATATTATCGGCTTACATGATACAGGTAACTACCAAATTGGTGATACAGTAATCGGTGGGAAGTCATCCTTCCAATTCGATGCATTGCCACAATTTACACCAGAGCTTTTTGTACGTGTAACGGCGAAAAACGTTATGAAATCGAAGCATTTCCACAAAGGGATTTTACAGCTCGTACAAGAAGGGGCTATTCAGTATTACCGAACGCTTCATACGGAAGAAGTCTTGCTTGGAGCTGTTGGTCAATTACAATTTGAAGTGTTCGAGCACCGCATGAAAAACGAGTACAATGTAGAAGTGCGTATGGAACATGTCGGTTCGAAAGTAGCACGCTGGATTGAAAACGAAGGCGACGTTAAAGAATCGATGACAGGGCAACGTGCCATGCTTGTGAAGGACCGCTATGATAATTTAGTGTTCTTGTTTGAAAATGACTTCGCAATGCGCTGGTTCCACGATAAATATCCGGATATTCGGTTGTATAGTTTATTATGA
- a CDS encoding ATP-dependent Lon protease, translated as MKLLLSILLAGLLGILVILGPIGIYILCAIIVGVIFRSLVLINEVHKQVVPPNSNDKVKDAYERYIKERNEKEKETKN; from the coding sequence TTGAAGTTATTGTTATCCATTCTATTAGCTGGGCTTTTAGGTATCTTGGTAATCCTCGGTCCTATTGGAATTTACATTTTATGTGCAATTATTGTCGGAGTCATCTTCAGGTCGTTAGTTTTAATTAATGAGGTCCATAAACAAGTAGTACCACCTAATAGTAATGACAAGGTGAAAGATGCGTACGAAAGATATATCAAAGAAAGGAACGAAAAAGAAAAAGAAACGAAAAACTAA
- a CDS encoding lipoprotein BA_5634 family protein, giving the protein MKKTVLGILTMLMAVIVLAGCGMFAKANGIILYGEEEEVLNAVETIKEKEKGEKKEREKEELVEEEQHNIKVLTDDNRQIMILTEQTAQSLIKKKLISEITNQEKGETKAISSLSKVAKGEALLFTKEESYELEIENMNIKYEGNLIIGDGRAYVDMFLIVNDEEWASLEGTEKVMAILKFDKDPSADGFSYEVEKAQLVRIQD; this is encoded by the coding sequence ATGAAAAAGACAGTACTGGGTATTTTAACAATGCTTATGGCAGTAATCGTATTAGCAGGATGTGGTATGTTTGCCAAAGCAAATGGGATAATCTTATATGGAGAAGAAGAGGAAGTTTTAAATGCTGTGGAGACTATAAAAGAGAAGGAGAAGGGCGAGAAGAAGGAGAGAGAGAAGGAGGAGCTAGTAGAAGAAGAACAGCACAACATTAAGGTTCTAACAGATGATAATCGACAAATCATGATTTTGACAGAACAAACAGCTCAATCACTTATAAAGAAAAAGTTAATAAGTGAAATAACAAACCAAGAAAAAGGTGAGACAAAAGCAATTTCATCTCTTTCAAAAGTAGCTAAAGGCGAAGCATTACTTTTTACTAAGGAAGAATCATACGAATTGGAAATAGAGAATATGAACATTAAGTATGAAGGTAATTTGATCATTGGGGACGGAAGAGCATATGTGGATATGTTTTTAATCGTCAATGATGAAGAGTGGGCTTCTTTAGAAGGAACAGAAAAAGTGATGGCTATATTAAAGTTTGATAAAGATCCAAGTGCTGACGGGTTCAGTTATGAAGTGGAAAAGGCACAGCTAGTTCGCATACAAGACTGA
- the iscB gene encoding RNA-guided endonuclease IscB yields the protein MLVYVLNKHGQPLMPCKPQKARKLLQQEKAKVVQRTPFTIQLQYGSSGYKQPISLGVDAGTKHIGLSATTEGQVLFEGEVKLRTDIQELLATRRSLRSARRSRKTRYRQPRFLNRKKNKGWLAPSVQNKVDMHTKMIANVHKLLPITHVTIEVAQFDIQKIKNPAISGDLYQKGDQLGFWNVREYVFFRDKHVCQHCKGKTKDRILNVHHIESRKTGGDGPDNLLTLCETCHNKIHKEGKEYLFTRKSASFRDASQMTVMRWFIHHQVKKLYPHVQLTYGFQTKNTRIHHGLEKSHAVDARCISGNPLAASSNNTYLFKQVRKNNRQLHKMTIAKGGYRKANKAGRFVKGFQLFDKVLFEGIECFVFGRRKTGYFDLQTIDGVSIHKSASFKKLRLVEKASTLLVQITQRREVQAGSSHD from the coding sequence ATGCTCGTTTACGTACTGAACAAACATGGACAACCGCTTATGCCTTGTAAGCCGCAGAAAGCACGTAAGCTGCTGCAACAAGAAAAAGCAAAAGTTGTCCAACGAACACCTTTTACAATTCAATTGCAATACGGATCCAGTGGTTACAAACAGCCTATATCATTGGGCGTGGATGCCGGAACCAAACATATCGGACTTTCAGCTACAACAGAAGGCCAGGTGCTATTCGAAGGCGAAGTTAAGCTTCGTACTGATATTCAAGAGTTGTTGGCAACTCGCAGATCTTTACGAAGTGCTAGACGAAGCCGAAAGACTCGCTATCGTCAACCACGCTTTCTCAATCGTAAGAAAAATAAAGGGTGGCTCGCTCCATCCGTTCAAAACAAAGTAGATATGCACACAAAGATGATTGCCAACGTGCATAAGCTTCTTCCGATTACGCATGTAACGATTGAAGTTGCACAGTTTGACATTCAAAAGATTAAGAACCCAGCTATTTCGGGTGATTTGTATCAAAAAGGAGACCAACTTGGCTTTTGGAATGTACGGGAATATGTATTCTTTCGTGATAAGCATGTATGCCAACATTGCAAAGGCAAAACAAAAGACAGAATTTTAAATGTTCATCACATCGAAAGTCGCAAGACAGGTGGTGATGGTCCAGATAATCTACTGACACTCTGTGAAACGTGTCATAATAAGATTCACAAAGAAGGAAAAGAGTATTTATTTACACGTAAAAGTGCTTCGTTTCGTGATGCTTCTCAAATGACAGTGATGAGATGGTTTATTCATCACCAAGTGAAAAAACTGTATCCTCACGTTCAATTAACGTATGGATTCCAAACGAAAAATACACGTATCCATCATGGTTTAGAAAAAAGTCACGCCGTGGATGCAAGATGCATCAGTGGAAATCCGCTTGCGGCTTCATCTAACAATACCTATTTATTTAAGCAAGTACGAAAAAACAACCGACAGTTACACAAAATGACCATTGCTAAAGGTGGCTATCGGAAAGCTAATAAAGCAGGGCGCTTCGTGAAAGGTTTTCAACTGTTTGATAAAGTTCTATTTGAAGGCATCGAGTGCTTCGTGTTTGGCCGACGAAAAACAGGCTATTTTGATTTGCAAACAATAGATGGAGTAAGTATACACAAAAGTGCAAGCTTCAAGAAGCTACGATTGGTCGAGAAAGCTAGTACGCTACTCGTTCAAATAACCCAAAGAAGGGAGGTACAGGCTGGCTCCTCTCACGACTAA